GATGTGGCATTCCTTATGCAGAGTAAATATCACCTTGTAGGCTCGCGCATTCTTAAACTACTTTCGTTTAAAGCGGCGAGACATTTTTTTACGCAAGTTGATGTGAGTGCATTTGCGCATTTCCCCCTAAGCCTTGTGGGATTAGATGATTATCCTTATGGTGCGTATTCGCATGTGGGCGTGATTGCTAGCATTTTTGCGCGCAATAGTAGGGGTGGATTGAGGGCATACTTTGGCGCGTTGAAAGCACATAATAATGTGAAATATGCCGGCACAAAACTTGCATTTCGTCAAAATAATCCTAAAGATTTTAGACTTATAAGAAAGATA
The sequence above is drawn from the Helicobacter jaachi genome and encodes:
- a CDS encoding ComF family protein, with amino-acid sequence MKCLMCEKWSYQILCARCLSALPLTPRYRILLDSIKVYSFYRYEDVAFLMQSKYHLVGSRILKLLSFKAARHFFTQVDVSAFAHFPLSLVGLDDYPYGAYSHVGVIASIFARNSRGGLRAYFGALKAHNNVKYAGTKLAFRQNNPKDFRLIRKIHNPTIVLIDDIITTGSSFMEAIKVLEGFQVLFCLALCDARE